The Deltaproteobacteria bacterium DNA segment ACTGTTCGCCGATCTTGATACGGCATTTGAAACTTGGGATCGTCTATCCAGAGACCGACACGTTTATGGTCTGCTTGGTTCTGACGCTGGAAAGCCGTCCCCGATTCTTGGCATGCCGTTTCGAATTCCAAAATATGAAACGACTTTCGCTCTTGCATCTAATCACGTATTGCTTCGATCAGAGTTGACCGGAGACTTCGAAAGCGATCGCGCAAAAATATTGAACGCCTTAATGAGCGGAGAATCATATATGGCGCTGGACTCCCTAGGCCCGACGAAGGGCTTCGCCACTTGGCATGAGGACATTCAAGGAATCCATTCACTTGGCAGTCGTCCAAGGTTGGACGATCGCAGTCGAATTATGGTTCGCCTTCCTAAAAAACCAGAAGTTCCGTTTGAAACGGTGATTCTGCGAGACGGAATTAGCACGATGACTTCAAACTCGACAGAAACTGAATTTCGAATCCACCAACCGGGAGTCTATCGAGTAGTGGTTCGTCTCTTTATTAGTCCAAGTTTGCTGGACGGCGGGCGCTGGGTACCGTGGATCATGACCAACCCGATCGTTGTTCAGCCGCGCTGACAATTAGCCTCAGAAAGGCTCTTCTTCTTTGGGCCCGCCAAGTGCCTCTGCAGTCCAATTTACGCCTCCGCTAGGGATCTCGATTTGGCAGCTTAAGCGCTCGTCCGGTAAGAATCCTCGGTCGATCGCCATCTCTTCTTCTACTTCCTCCATTGCAGGGATCGCTCCCAAATCAGCGTGAAGTCGAATTCGACACGTACCACATGAGCCCATTCCACCGCAGGAATGCGCCATTTCCACCGAGTTTTCCACAGCTATATCCAGAATTGTTTTGCCTGCCGTCGCCGCAAGGTGATGTTCAACACCGAAAGCATCTATTAGCTTTATGAGAGACCGATTTTGAGTTTTACTCACGCCTCAAGTTTAGCTCTGCTCAGGGGGATTGGTCATGCGTTTCATCGCTTTCGATTTAGAGACTACGGGAACATTACCGGGCGTTGACCAGATCGTAGAAATTGGCGCAGTTCTCTATGACGAACGCGGCGAACCTGAAACTATATTCACCACTTTGATTCAGCCGACCATTTCCATGCCCGAGGGGGCATCCAGAGTTAACGGAATCACCGATGACATGCTGGTGGGTAAGCCGCGGATCACGGATGTCCTCGACGCATTTGCGGAATTTTGCGGAGATGAAATCCTCGTTGCACACAACGCCCCGTTCGACGCGCAATTCTTAACAGCTGACATCCGCAAGTTCGAGTCCTCAGCCCCCACTGGGGTTATTCTTGACACGTGCAATATGGCTCGCAAAGTTTTCCCAGGACTTGCGAACTACAAGCTGGGCACGCTCGTTCAACATTTAGCAATTCCGGCAACCGGATTTCACCGGGCAGAGGAAGACGCCGGCTACTGTGGGCAACTTTTCTCGAAGATGGTCGCCCGTCTTTCTCAGCATGGTCCCCCATCGATCGCGACACTTATTTCACTAACGGGAAAACCTGAGCTCCGGTTTCCTCAAGTAGAAAAAAAGCCTAAGCAGCAAGGGCTTTTTGAAATGGGGATGGCTTGATCTCCTGAGATTAATCTTTTGCTTGATGGGCAATTGGCATTCTCCGTCCGCGGCCAAATGCATGATCGCTGATTTTCAAAATAGGTGGAGCTTGCCAACGTTTGAACTCATTTCGATAAGACGTTTCTAGAATCCATTTCTCTGTCGCCGTCCTAGCAGGCATTCGCTTTTCGATAATGTTAACTACCGCCTCGTCTAACTCCTCATATGGAGGAAGCGAGTCTTGGTCTCGTTGATTGGGGCGCAGTTCAGCGGACGGTGGCCGATCTATGATCCAGCTAGGAATTAATTCGTTTTCCTGATTGTAGTACCGAGCAAGCGAATAAACCTCTCGCTTTAAGAGATCACCCAGCGGTGCGAGGCCTCCGCATTGATCACCGTACAAAGTAGAATAGCCGGCGGCGTATTCGGACTTGTTTCCAGTTGTCAAAAGCAAGCTTCCTTCTTTGTTGGAAAATGCCATCAACAAAAGCCCACGAATTCTTGCTTGAAGATTTTCGTTCAACAGCCCAAATGCACTTACTCCCGCAGAGTCTTCAAAGACTTTCATCAAGCTTTGGTAGGCTGGCCAAATATCCATGTTCAAAGAACGAATGCCGAGATTCTTCGACAGATTTTCCGCCGTCTCACGACTTTTAGGATCATTGAAGAAGCTAGGAAGAGTCATCGCCGTAACAGATTGCGAACCGAGAGCATCGACGGCCAGACAGGCCACAACGGCACTATCGACTCCACCACTCAGTCCCAAGTGAACCTTTTTCAGGCCCGTTTTTTTGGCAAAATCACGAATCCCTGTCACAAGGGCTCGACGAAGGATTTCAATTTCTTCTGCCGGTTCAAATCGCGTGGGATTTTTCTTCGCCAAATCAACGACCGCAAAGTCTTCTTCGAACGCGACGAGTTCCAGTGTGCACTTACCCTTTTCATTTACGACCATCGACCGACCGTCAAAAAGGGTTTCGTCTTGCGCACCCACCAAGTTGACATAGACGACTGGGGCATTAAATCGTCTCGCGGTCTGGCCGATAACTTTCAGTCGCTTTCGCTTTTTTGTCTTTGTGTAGGGCGATGCGCTTAGGTTCACGACGAGATCCACTTTGGTTTTTGGAACCTTTAAAAGCGGATTGGTTTTATCGTCCCAACCCCAAATATCTTCACAAACTGTAACTAAGATCCGGTGCCCTTTTATTAGAATAAAATTGTCAGTCGCCGGTTTCGTCTGCGGATTTGCCTGAAAGTGGCGGGACTCATCAAAAACATCGAACGTCGCGAGTCTCGTCTTGTGAACGTATTTCGGCTTTTTGCCAAACTGAAGCAGAGCGGCTGAATTAAACTGGGGCTTGCTCGAAAGGTCTTCGACCAATTGTGAGGCCCGATGGGGTACGGTACTCACACAGCCAATCAACACAGAAATTCCCTTTGGAATTTGTCGAGATAGAATATTCAATTCTTTTGACTGCCGCTCGACAACTGACTTTCGCTCAAGCAAATCGTTGGGAGCGTAGCCGAACAAGGACAGCTCGGGGAAGACGACAAGATCGCAGCGCCGTTCTTTGGCGCGCAACACGTTCGCAACAATCTTATCGCGGTTGCCGGCGAAGTCCCCTAAAGTCGAATTAATCTGCGCGAGTGCAACAAGCATCTCGCTAAAGACTACGTCGGTTTGGCCACTTCATTCAATGAAGCTTCTTGGCCTACCAAGTATGTTGACGAATTAATTTCCGCAAACTCGAGGCTTTGATCGACCAACTTTTTTCGCTTCGTGTATCCATCTCGATACGCGTGCCAATGGTCGATTGCTACTTCCGGGTATTTCCAGCAGAAATATCCATCGCCCGAGTCAAAGTCGACGACCCAGATCCCTTTGGGCAATCCGCCGAGCTTTTGAATTTTGGTTTGCCAATCTTGAATCAACTGGCTTGCCTGAGCCTCAAAGACTTCAATTTCCGCTCGGTCCGTATCACTTGATTGCGATTTCGCTTCGATCTTAGCAATAAGAACCTGGACCTTGTCGGCCGCGGTTTTCGTCATTCTTGAGATTAATGGAATCAACGTACGGGCCTCAGCAAGACTGAAGACACTTCGGCGGTTGATTCCGATAATTTCTGTATCACTTGATGTTGGAACACCATCTAACATGCCCATCTCTTCTTTTCCCCCCAAAGAAATGGCCTTCGAACAATATGTTCTTGTCATTGTCGGTTCCGCTTTGGAACCAATTTTTAGCGAAAACTAGGGGAGTTGAAAAATAGAGAGTTGATTCTGTGGGTCATTGCTCGCCACTTTTGGAAATCTGAAGCACTTGTCCGCCCAAAAAAACGACAATCGCGATAACGATCCCAATAATGAGAAAAAGCCTGAAAAGCTTACCGAACTCAAGACCGCCTCCGTTATCGTCGTCACGCTTCTTTGCAGGGGCACGATCGCCCGTCTCCACGGCTTTTCTCGGACGCAACGAGTCGCCACCACGATCAGCGGATTTCTTTGTCGCCGTGGCCGCCATCGGCGCGACCGCTTTAGTTTCTTCACGTTGGTACTGATCGCCCTCCATCGAGAATGCCATTTTCGTCTTTGCGCTTCGGAGCGAGTCAGTTGTGTACCGCGCGCTTGTGGCATCGACGATCAATCCGTTTTCGCCGTTCGCATTTGCAGCGGCATCAGCATCCTCTTTTGAAAGGTCACTTGCGGACCCAACAGAGGTCGATCGATTTCGACCGGCGTTTTTCAAGCGAGAAAGAACGGAACCCCGACCACCATTTCGCTGGTTTCCGCCAACCGCTTCAGAGCCGCCATCACCGCTTCCTCCCGAGCCGCCACTTCCGCCCGAACCACCGCTACCCGAGCCCGCTTGATTTCCACTTCCGCCGCGACCGTTTTTGCCGCTACCGCTTCCGCCGGAACCACCGCTTCCGCCAGAACCAGGGGTTCCGCCGGAACCACCACTTCCGCCGGAACCACTTCCACCCGAGTCGCTACCGCCGGTCCCCGTGTCTCCATCCTTTACAAGTGCTCGTCCATTTGCGATGTCGTATCTCGCTTCGCGATCTCGGCACACGCTTCCAGTTCCTGGCAGTTCGCCAGTTTCAAGCAAACAACG contains these protein-coding regions:
- a CDS encoding (2Fe-2S)-binding protein encodes the protein MSKTQNRSLIKLIDAFGVEHHLAATAGKTILDIAVENSVEMAHSCGGMGSCGTCRIRLHADLGAIPAMEEVEEEMAIDRGFLPDERLSCQIEIPSGGVNWTAEALGGPKEEEPF
- a CDS encoding 3'-5' exonuclease yields the protein MRFIAFDLETTGTLPGVDQIVEIGAVLYDERGEPETIFTTLIQPTISMPEGASRVNGITDDMLVGKPRITDVLDAFAEFCGDEILVAHNAPFDAQFLTADIRKFESSAPTGVILDTCNMARKVFPGLANYKLGTLVQHLAIPATGFHRAEEDAGYCGQLFSKMVARLSQHGPPSIATLISLTGKPELRFPQVEKKPKQQGLFEMGMA
- a CDS encoding NAD+ synthase — translated: MLVALAQINSTLGDFAGNRDKIVANVLRAKERRCDLVVFPELSLFGYAPNDLLERKSVVERQSKELNILSRQIPKGISVLIGCVSTVPHRASQLVEDLSSKPQFNSAALLQFGKKPKYVHKTRLATFDVFDESRHFQANPQTKPATDNFILIKGHRILVTVCEDIWGWDDKTNPLLKVPKTKVDLVVNLSASPYTKTKKRKRLKVIGQTARRFNAPVVYVNLVGAQDETLFDGRSMVVNEKGKCTLELVAFEEDFAVVDLAKKNPTRFEPAEEIEILRRALVTGIRDFAKKTGLKKVHLGLSGGVDSAVVACLAVDALGSQSVTAMTLPSFFNDPKSRETAENLSKNLGIRSLNMDIWPAYQSLMKVFEDSAGVSAFGLLNENLQARIRGLLLMAFSNKEGSLLLTTGNKSEYAAGYSTLYGDQCGGLAPLGDLLKREVYSLARYYNQENELIPSWIIDRPPSAELRPNQRDQDSLPPYEELDEAVVNIIEKRMPARTATEKWILETSYRNEFKRWQAPPILKISDHAFGRGRRMPIAHQAKD
- a CDS encoding DUF2203 domain-containing protein; the protein is MLDGVPTSSDTEIIGINRRSVFSLAEARTLIPLISRMTKTAADKVQVLIAKIEAKSQSSDTDRAEIEVFEAQASQLIQDWQTKIQKLGGLPKGIWVVDFDSGDGYFCWKYPEVAIDHWHAYRDGYTKRKKLVDQSLEFAEINSSTYLVGQEASLNEVAKPT